In Inquilinus sp. Marseille-Q2685, the following proteins share a genomic window:
- a CDS encoding type II secretion system F family protein, with translation MPISSLEPAILVLTAASTLLLLGLGLRGTVGEAKLRRRLTGISSQSGSDDGGAVGWLKPFERILVGGGKDREEILQFLRAAGYYDLRSLIVFAALRFAAAIATIIAVALAVWLTGRWSGVAQFYPLAAGGVVYVGAKFVLRSLASRRQRRVGAELPFVFDVLLLMLESGVSLDQCFRSLAQSDGGAMPHIHRSVRILVDDLQRGMSYDQALDRWADRLAVTGIREMASLFKQTLLYGTELGPALKDFVREFSDRRVSTARESIGRKTTQMTMVMIVFLMPALFIVLTAPAVVSFIKTLTEVGR, from the coding sequence ATGCCGATCTCCAGCCTCGAACCCGCCATTCTCGTCCTTACTGCAGCCTCGACCCTGCTTCTGCTTGGGCTCGGCCTGCGCGGTACGGTGGGCGAGGCGAAACTGCGGCGCCGGCTGACCGGGATCTCCAGCCAGTCTGGCAGCGACGATGGCGGTGCCGTCGGCTGGTTGAAGCCGTTCGAACGTATCCTGGTCGGCGGCGGCAAGGATCGTGAGGAGATCCTGCAGTTCCTGCGAGCCGCTGGTTACTACGACCTACGCAGCCTGATCGTCTTCGCCGCATTGCGCTTCGCGGCGGCAATCGCCACCATCATTGCCGTCGCACTAGCAGTATGGCTGACGGGCCGCTGGTCCGGCGTGGCGCAGTTCTATCCGTTGGCCGCCGGCGGCGTCGTTTATGTCGGCGCCAAATTCGTGCTGCGATCACTGGCCTCCAGAAGACAGCGCCGGGTCGGCGCCGAGCTTCCTTTCGTCTTCGACGTCCTGCTGTTGATGTTGGAGAGCGGCGTCAGCCTCGACCAGTGCTTCCGGTCCCTGGCCCAGTCGGACGGGGGCGCCATGCCGCACATTCACCGGTCGGTACGGATCCTGGTCGACGACCTGCAGCGCGGCATGAGCTACGACCAAGCGCTGGACCGCTGGGCCGACCGGTTGGCCGTGACTGGCATCCGCGAGATGGCTTCGCTGTTCAAGCAGACCCTGCTTTACGGCACCGAGCTCGGGCCGGCGCTCAAGGACTTCGTGCGCGAATTCTCCGACCGGCGGGTCTCCACCGCCCGCGAGAGCATCGGCCGCAAGACCACGCAAATGACGATGGTCATGATCGTGTTCTTGATGCCGGCCCTGTTCATCGTGCTGACGGCGCCGGCGGTCGTTTCTTTCATCAAGACCTTGACCGAGGTGGGCCGATGA
- a CDS encoding type II secretion system F family protein, with translation MTGFGFLLLGVLALLVMAGVSLLAGRAQRRRQQQVQERLQSLRSVLPDGGTTVAHRTIADPARMPRVLRLWLDRADVTPSPRLIVTAGLLTAGGAAGLAWLFGPIPAAAVAVAVPAGALYALWFLASRRLNAFITALPLFLDATRQLLMVGNSTQQALLKAAENASPALQRYLQPMIRRINNGAPIPEAVSWLAARLGVPELYMLATAIETNFRFGGRLSAVLANLVQILRDRARVGRELKAATAEIRFSAIVLGLMPIIAGVMIWLVKPSYMLFFVEAEQGPRLAAIAVGLQLIGMLIMRRIMRLEF, from the coding sequence ATGACCGGCTTCGGCTTTCTCCTGCTCGGCGTCCTTGCTCTGCTGGTGATGGCCGGAGTCAGCCTTCTGGCCGGGCGGGCGCAACGCCGCCGGCAGCAGCAGGTGCAGGAGCGGCTGCAGTCGCTTCGCAGCGTGTTGCCGGACGGCGGAACGACGGTGGCCCACCGCACCATTGCTGATCCGGCCCGAATGCCTCGTGTGCTGCGGCTTTGGCTGGATCGAGCCGATGTGACCCCGTCGCCCCGCCTGATCGTCACTGCGGGCCTGCTGACGGCGGGCGGCGCCGCCGGGTTGGCGTGGCTGTTCGGCCCGATTCCGGCCGCCGCCGTCGCGGTAGCGGTTCCGGCGGGAGCTCTCTATGCCCTCTGGTTTCTCGCCAGCCGGCGCCTCAACGCCTTCATCACCGCCTTGCCGCTGTTCCTGGATGCCACGCGCCAGCTGCTGATGGTCGGCAACTCGACGCAACAGGCACTGCTGAAGGCGGCAGAGAACGCGTCACCGGCGCTGCAGCGCTACCTGCAGCCGATGATCCGCCGCATCAACAACGGCGCGCCGATCCCGGAGGCGGTGTCCTGGCTCGCGGCCCGGCTGGGGGTGCCCGAGCTGTACATGCTGGCGACGGCGATCGAGACCAATTTCCGCTTCGGCGGCCGGCTGTCGGCGGTGCTGGCCAATCTGGTGCAGATTCTGCGCGACCGGGCGCGGGTGGGACGCGAGCTCAAGGCGGCGACGGCGGAGATCCGTTTCAGTGCGATCGTCCTCGGCCTGATGCCGATCATCGCCGGGGTGATGATCTGGCTGGTGAAGCCAAGCTACATGTTGTTCTTCGTCGAGGCCGAGCAGGGCCCCCGGCTGGCAGCGATCGCGGTTGGCCTGCAACTGATCGGCATGCTGATCATGCGTCGCATCATGCGGCTGGAGTTCTAG
- a CDS encoding CpaF family protein: protein MAGLINGVGVKVAADPESAAAQLRVTDGYQRTKFAIFNLVLEQLEALGITAETASPAMVRDGIEQAITRFAAKEGLALNAAERALLAAEVQNEVVGLGPLEPLLKDPSIDDVIVNGPYRIYVERGGQLSAVPVRFRDNAHLMNIIQRIVSPIGRRVDEATPYVDARLPDGSRVNIVIPPIALDGPMVSIRKFRVQAMGAQDYVRLGSISQEMMGFLAAAVRSRLNILICGGTGSGKTTLLNMLSGYIDEKERLITIEDAAELQLRQSHVVRLETRPPNLDGSREVTARDLVRNALRMRPDRIILGEVRGAEAVEMLQAMSTGHDGSMATMHANSSRDAFGRLEMLLGFGGLSGDPKTLRRYIANSIQIIVQVNRMANGKRRITSVSELTGLEGESYSLNQLFTFEEQPPLSGLGEFRVHSARPFYAHRLVGAPDLRAAVGASP from the coding sequence ATGGCGGGGCTGATCAACGGTGTCGGCGTGAAGGTTGCGGCGGATCCGGAATCGGCCGCCGCCCAGCTGCGCGTAACCGATGGCTATCAGCGCACCAAATTCGCCATCTTCAACCTGGTGTTGGAGCAGCTCGAGGCGCTCGGCATCACCGCTGAGACCGCCAGCCCGGCGATGGTCCGCGACGGCATCGAGCAGGCCATCACCCGCTTCGCCGCCAAGGAAGGACTGGCCTTGAACGCGGCCGAACGGGCGCTGCTGGCCGCCGAGGTGCAGAACGAGGTGGTCGGCCTCGGCCCGCTCGAGCCGCTGCTGAAGGACCCGTCGATCGACGACGTGATCGTCAACGGCCCCTACAGGATCTATGTCGAGCGCGGCGGCCAGCTTTCGGCGGTGCCGGTCCGGTTCCGCGACAATGCGCATCTGATGAACATCATCCAGCGCATCGTCAGCCCGATCGGCCGCCGGGTGGACGAGGCGACGCCCTATGTCGACGCCCGGCTGCCGGACGGGTCGCGGGTCAACATCGTGATCCCGCCGATCGCGCTGGACGGGCCGATGGTGTCGATCCGCAAGTTCCGGGTCCAGGCCATGGGCGCGCAGGACTATGTCCGGCTCGGCTCGATAAGCCAGGAGATGATGGGCTTCCTGGCCGCGGCCGTGCGCTCGCGCCTCAACATCCTGATCTGCGGCGGCACCGGCTCGGGCAAGACCACGCTGCTGAACATGCTCAGCGGCTATATCGACGAGAAGGAGCGGCTGATCACGATCGAGGACGCGGCGGAGCTGCAGCTGCGGCAGAGCCATGTGGTGCGGCTGGAGACGCGGCCGCCGAACCTTGATGGCAGCCGGGAGGTCACCGCCCGGGACCTGGTGCGGAACGCGCTGCGGATGCGGCCCGACCGCATCATCCTGGGCGAGGTGCGCGGTGCCGAGGCGGTCGAGATGCTGCAGGCGATGAGCACCGGCCATGACGGGTCGATGGCGACGATGCACGCCAATTCCAGCCGCGACGCCTTCGGCCGGCTGGAGATGCTGCTCGGCTTCGGCGGGCTGAGCGGCGATCCGAAGACCCTGCGGCGCTACATCGCCAACAGCATCCAGATCATCGTCCAGGTCAACCGCATGGCGAACGGCAAGCGCCGGATCACCTCGGTGTCCGAGCTGACGGGGCTGGAGGGGGAGAGCTACAGCCTGAATCAGCTCTTCACTTTCGAGGAGCAGCCGCCGCTGAGCGGGCTGGGCGAGTTCCGGGTCCATTCGGCGCGCCCGTTCTACGCTCATCGCCTGGTCGGGGCGCCCGACCTGCGGGCTGCCGTGGGGGCATCGCCATGA
- a CDS encoding lipopolysaccharide assembly protein LapB — MALRLSMLAMLPWLSACSGLFGSDSAQRREPSPADQLPQAQPLNAENSRDLYLGIVDKLRQGGKSRAALAYLDDYDNRHPGDLRAQVLRADAFLDIQDFDRAEAIYRELLTGDQAAAAYDGLGRVAAGRGDWAKARAQFHEAVRREPINVKYLNDLGFAEMRVASYNEALFTLRQANELAPDNAQVRNNLILCLDVAGQGDTAKSMIARIADAKERRAVEQMVKAARAQIRAPTTAGTNPAAAPRRLAQASETQP, encoded by the coding sequence ATGGCACTTCGTCTCTCGATGCTGGCGATGCTGCCGTGGCTGTCGGCCTGCTCCGGCCTGTTCGGCAGCGACAGCGCGCAGCGCCGCGAACCGTCGCCGGCCGACCAGTTGCCGCAGGCGCAACCGCTGAACGCCGAGAATTCGCGCGACCTCTATCTCGGCATCGTCGACAAGCTGCGGCAGGGGGGCAAGTCGCGCGCCGCGCTGGCCTATCTCGACGATTACGACAACCGACATCCGGGTGACCTCCGGGCGCAGGTGCTGCGAGCCGACGCCTTTCTCGACATCCAGGACTTTGACCGGGCCGAGGCGATCTATCGCGAACTGTTGACCGGCGACCAGGCGGCGGCGGCCTATGACGGCCTCGGCCGTGTCGCCGCCGGGCGCGGCGACTGGGCCAAGGCCAGGGCGCAGTTCCACGAGGCGGTGCGGCGCGAACCCATCAATGTCAAATACCTGAACGATCTCGGCTTTGCCGAGATGCGCGTTGCTTCCTACAACGAGGCGCTGTTCACGCTGCGCCAGGCCAATGAGCTGGCGCCAGACAACGCCCAGGTCCGCAACAACCTGATCCTCTGCCTCGATGTCGCCGGCCAGGGCGATACCGCGAAATCCATGATCGCCAGGATCGCCGACGCCAAGGAACGGCGTGCGGTCGAGCAGATGGTCAAGGCCGCCCGCGCCCAGATCCGGGCGCCGACCACCGCCGGCACCAACCCCGCGGCCGCGCCGCGGCGCCTGGCGCAGGCTTCGGAGACCCAGCCATGA